A genomic window from Lotus japonicus ecotype B-129 chromosome 1, LjGifu_v1.2 includes:
- the LOC130730532 gene encoding legumin A-like — translation MAYKLFALSLSFCFLLFGGCFAIRQQSQQQNECQLERLNALKPDNRIESEAGYIETWNPTNNQFRCAGVALSRCTLRRNGLKRPSYSNAPQEIFIQQGSGIFGMIFPGCPETVEEPFESDQQGRRDRHQKVNRFREGDVIAVPPGVVFWMYNEEETPVIAVSLIDTGSYLNQLDQMPRRFYLSGNQEQEFLQYQRQEVRGREEENQGGNIFSGFGGEFLEDALNIDRNIVHKLQGRDEEQDKGAIVRVKGGLSVITPPERQSHRRGSEEEEDEEEDRPSRHQSRGGSRRNGLEETICTVRLRMNIGKSSSPDIFNPQAGRIKTATGFDFPALRFLKLSAEHGSLNRNAMVVPHYNLNANSIIYALRGRAWIQVVNCKGNRIFDGELEEGQVLIVPQNFVVAARSMSDKFNYVAFKTNDMPTMAKLAGATSEIQAMPLEVIQNAFNLEREQAKQVKFNNRFNFLVPPREQSQRRASA, via the exons ATGGCTTATAAGCTTTTTGCGCTTTCCCTCTCCttctgttttcttctctttggtGGCTGCTTTGCTATCCGACAGCAGTCGCAGCAACAAAACGAGTGCCAGCTTGAACGCCTTAATGCACTTAAACCAGATAACCGCATAGAGTCTGAAGCTGGCTACATTGAGACATGGAACCCCACCAACAACCAATTCCGGTGTGCCGGTGTGGCCTTATCTCGCTGCACCCTCCGCCGCAATGGCCTTAAAAGACCCTCTTACTCCAATGCTCCCCAGGAAATTTTCATCCAACAAG GTAGTGGAATATTTGGCATGATATTTCCAGGTTGTCCTGAGACTgttgaagagccatttgaatcTGATCAACAGGGGCGCCGAGACAGGCACCAGAAGGTGAACCGGTTCAGGGAAGGTGATGTGATCGCAGTGCCTCCAGGTGTTGTTTTCTGGATGTACAATGAGGAAGAAACTCCTGTTATTGCTGTTTCTCTTATTGACACAGGCAGCTACCTCAACCAGCTTGATCAGATGCCTAGG AGATTCTATCTTTCTGGGAATCAAGAGCAAGAGTTCCTACAATACCAGCGACAGGAGGTGAGAGGAAGGGAAGAAGAGAACCAAGGTGGAAACATTTTCAGCGGCTTCGGTGGAGAATTCTTGGAAGATGCCTTGAACATCGACAGGAACATAGTTCACAAGCTCCAAGGAAGGGACGAAGAGCAGGACAAGGGAGCCATTGTTAGAGTCAAAGGAGGCCTCAGCGTCATAACCCCACCAGAGAGGCAATCACATCGCCGAGGCAgcgaagaagaggaagatgaggaggaggacCGCCCAAGCCGCCACCAAAGCAGAGGTGGAAGCAGGAGAAATGGCCTTGAGGAAACCATCTGCACCGTGAGACTCCGCATGAACATTGGCAAATCCTCCTCCCCTGACATCTTTAACCCTCAAGCTGGTCGCATCAAAACAGCCACCGGCTTTGACTTCCCAGCTCTTAGGTTCCTCAAACTCAGCGCTGAGCATGGTTCTCTCAACAGG AATGCTATGGTGGTGCCTCACTACAATCTGAACGCAAACAGCATAATCTACGCATTGAGGGGAAGGGCGTGGATACAAGTGGTGAATTGCAAAGGAAACAGAATCTTCGATGGGGAGCTTGAAGAGGGTCAGGTGCTGATTGTGCCACAAAACTTTGTTGTGGCTGCAAGATCCATGAGTGACAAGTTCAATTACGTGGCGTTCAAGACCAATGACATGCCCACGATGGCCAAGCTTGCAGGTGCAACCTCTGAGATTCAGGCGATGCCATTGGAGGTGATCCAGAATGCATTCAACCTGGAGAGGGAGCAGGCGAAGCAGGTGAAGTTCAACAACAGGTTCAACTTTCTTGTTCCACCCCGTGAGCAGTCTCAGAGGAGAGCCTCTGCTTAG